In Pongo pygmaeus isolate AG05252 chromosome 19, NHGRI_mPonPyg2-v2.0_pri, whole genome shotgun sequence, the genomic stretch TCTGGGGCCACACTGATCGGCCTGCCCACAGGCCTCGGGGACCCAGCATCTCTCTGTGGCTCCATGGCAAAGCCCTGTGAGGCTGCACAGAGAGCCCGCTCCTCCTCCAGCATTCCTGTGATCTAGTCGCTCCACAGCTTCAGGTTGGGACCAGCACTTGGGACCCTTTCTCTGCCACTTGAGACTTGGCCCTGGCCCCACTTGGCATCTCCTCCTCTCCACCCCCCTCCCTGCCTGAGGCCCAACCCCTTCCCTGCCCGGTGTCCAGATGGTCTCCTGCATGGGCAGGCCTGTCCTTCCAGCCCTGGCCTGGCCTCTGTGGCCTGCCCTGGGTCACCCAGATGGGTAGTAGGGGGTATCACTGTGGTAGTTGTAATCTGGGCACACCTTCTGGACCAGCCGATAGTCTGTGCTGTAGAAGGCAATATAGACACAGACGACTTTGAAGGGCTGGGAGCAGCTCCAGGTGGCTGAGCTCTGAGCGTGGTCTCGGGAGCAGATCTTGGCTGGGTCGTGGGTGCAAAGCGAGGTCCGGCGGCCCCGTTCTACCTTCTCCCACTCCATCCGGCAGTTGAAGATTTTGGAGGCCTTGGCTTCGATGAAGATCTGCTGTTCCTGGTGGAACTCTACAGCTTTACTGGGGGGCACGAGGCTGATGGAGATGTTGCCCTGGCCTGTGGCATTGTGTCGGAAGTGGACGCTGAAGGTCCCGTTGCCATGGTCCACAATCTTCCCTGTGACGAGCAGGTTCAGGGCCACCGTCTTGATGTTGGAGTAGAAGTCGCCCCAGCCAAAGATTTTCTTCACCTTGGCTGAGGATGGGGGGCTGTGGTTCGGGCGGTTGGGGGGCTGCCCAAGAATGCCCCAAGCCTCCCCAGGCGGGGCCAGCAGCCCTAGGAGAGTGGAATTGGCCATGGGGCGGGACTTAGGTGAGATGTGGCCCCGCTTCCGAGGCACCCGGGGCCGGGGCTGGCCCTCGTGGTCATCACGCTCAGGGTCCTCTGAGCCGGGAGGACCATCATCCTGGCCACAGATGACCTATGGAGGGAGTTGTGAGTACAGTGAGAGCCCTGTCCCTGGAGGtccaccaccccccaccaccagcTGTACCCCATCCCTGCCACTTCACTCTGACCTGGGTGAGGAGCTCCTGCGTGTTGCCCACTGAAGCTGGGGGGCAAGTGTACACTCTAGCTTGTGTATATCTCAGGTTCTGACAGTTGGGTCACCCCCCACCATTGTCCTTTCCTCACTGTCCTGTCTTGGCCACTATTCAAATTCAAAGTCTCAAAGACCGACAATAATTCTCTCCAGTGGACTGTGGCACCAGGGACAATGGCTCCTACCCCTAGGGAGTCCCCAGTCTGATGGGGGAAGCCCAGCTTCTGATCTTAGGGAGCCCCCATCTAATTGCAGAAGCATCATCCCTGTGCTGACAGAGCCCCCAATTTGATAGGAGGTAGAATCCCTGCCTCTGTGAAATCCCCAGGCTGATGGGGGAGGCATAATCTCTGCTCTCAAAGAGCCCGGAGTCAGATAGGGAAGCACCATCCTTATCCTGGGAGAGCCCCTGGTTTGACAGGAGAGGCCAGCCCCTGCCTTTTGGGACTTCCTAGTCTGTTGGGTAAGACACCGTCCCTACCCTAGGATAATTTCTACCCTTAGATGCAAAGAGAACCACCAGACAATGGAATAAGAAAGCAGAACACAGTGTAATTCTCAAGCACGAATATAGTTTAGGTTTGGCAAGAGGACTAGGGGAGACCCGGAGTGAATGCCACACCCCGGATGGCCATgggaatggaaagccaaacaccTCTCCAGGGGACACTGATGATGACATGCCAAGATGTTACTTGGATTCTGAGGTAGGagttcttattcccattttacagataaggacaccGGGGCTCAGAGATTACAACACTACAAGGCTGAGTTCACATAGGGTCAGCCCTTCCTTTACACTccacactcctggcctcacagATCAGATGTGTCTTTTTGAAAGGGTTTTTATCCAGGCGCCATCCGCCTCTGGAATCTGCAGGGGCTCATCCTCCCTCTGCTGGATCAGCTATGGTGACAACCCACACCTGGGAGATTCCTGGAGGTGCTACAGGGAGAGTGGGACAGCAGTGAGGGGCATCAGGGGGTTGACAGGGCTTCCTGAGGCGCAGCCTGGCTGTGTGTTTGCTCAGCTTTTGAAAGCAATCACTTGCCCTAGATGTCTTTACTACCAGCACCCGGGGCATCTGGATTTGGTGGTGACACTGGGGTGGGGACAGTAGGGCTCCAAGGGGCTGTGGGGTCCTCATGCCTGTGTTCTGGCCTGGGTGGTGCCGGCAGCTGTGTGCTGTGGCCGAGTCTGTCTCTGCCCCACAGTTCAGGCTGGCCCTGACTGTCAGGCCCCAGAGGTGGGGTAGAGGGACGGCTAGGACGGGAGGCTCGGGGACTGGGTCTAGGGCTGCAGACCTATAGGTACTTGCTCCTGGGGGTCTTGGCTGAGTGGCTGGAGGATAAAGGTGGGGCCGTGAGAAGGGAAGGGCTCTTCCCACAGTGGCATGGGGCGGTGGCAAGGGGCTTGTTGATCAAAGGGGCAGGTCCAGATGTGGGGCTGATGCTTCACGACAGTATTGCGGGGATGGTCAGCGGGCGCTCGGTCGGAGGGGAGTTAAGCCCCGGGCTGGGTTCGGGGAGGGGTTCCCCGGCGCCCTGGGTCGCCGAGAAGCCGCGGAGCCGGCGCACGGGGAGCGGGCTCTGGGCGCTCCGCTCAGCTGCCGCGAGTGCCTGGGGGCGGGAGCCGCCTGCCCAGGTCCTGTGGGGCTCCGGCTGCGCGCAGccgggagaggagaggaaaacaacaggcggggagggagggagcgggagggaaggcgggaggGGAGGGACGCGGGGGCCGCCCCTCGCCTGGACCGGCTCTGCGCTCTGGGGGACCCAGAACCCGGGGCTTTCTGAGTCCCAGAGGTCAGGGGAAAAGCCTGCAGGTCACCAGCTCCACGACCCGCGCCCCACTCGCCCCCCGCTTCCGCGGTCCTGAGGCTCTGGGAAGGGGTCGGGTAACCCTGGCGACCCGGCTCCAGGCCTTTTTCCGAGAGCTGGTCGCACCTCCAGCCACCCGCTGCGGAGTGGGTGGGCCAGCCAAGCACCCTCTCCCCGCCCCTATTAACCCTATCTGTCCAGTCTCCGGCCTCGGACCCgccctctcccccagcctccagTCTTCCCCGCCATCCCCGGGATGTCGGGGGAAGGGAGAAAGTTTCAGGGCTCGCAAGCTTCCCGCGCTCTCCCCCGATCCTCTGGGCCCCCGCCCCTCTGCGCAGCTCCCCTCGGACCACTCACCAGATAGAGGCTACCCTGCACCAGGAACACGAAGCAGCAGCGAGTCAGTTGCATCTTCCTCCTCCGCTCTCGTCCCCTcgctctcctcttctcttttcggGGTCCCAGGCCTCCGTCCCCTTCCTGCTCCTTCAGGCGCGCCGTCCCATGCTCCAGTCCCCGGCGGCCCGCGGCCCTCCCCTCAGCGGGTCGCCCAGGGCCGACCCCGCCCCCTTCGGTCCAGCTGTGTAGCCGCCGCCCCCCTCCCCTGGTCCAGCTGCGCGCCGCACGGCCCCCGCTCGAGGTCCCAGATGTGCGCCCCGAGCGCCTCGAAGGGCCCCAGCTGCGCCGTGGCTCTGCTGCTCCAGATCTGCGCTCGGCGCCCCGCTCGGCTCCAGCGGCGCCGCTCTCGCCCAGATGTGCTGGGGACCTGCGCGCGCGCCCGTCCTTGGTGCTAATTCCCCAAACCAGGCTGCTTCACCCGCCCCGTCGCGGCGCGCCCCCTGGCGGACGCCCCCAGCCGCGCGGGCCCCGGCCGCCCGCTCCACGCGCTGCGCCCCGCCAGACTAGAGCGCTCCTGGCGCCCAGGCGGCTCCCGCTTCCTCGTCCCTCCcaccggcggcggcggcggcggcaggtACAGTGAGCCCAGCCGGTACCTCCGGAGTTAACTCCTCCCCTGCCGGCCCGCAGCCCGGGGACCTAGCACGCCGGCTCTCCAGCCAGGAGAGGACGGCACGCGGGGGCGGAGTAGCTcttggagaggaagggagagggtggTGGCCAGGGGATACGGACCCTACCGTTTCCACCCCTCTTGCAGGGCGCCTGTTCTCCGGGAGCGGGCAGCAAGAATCGGCTGCCCTGCCCCCAACTCAGGAGTCCTGGAATTAAGAaagatcctttttttaaaaacccattctTAGAGCCAAAACCTGTGCTGAGGGAAGTCCTTCTGGGTGTCTAGCCTGCACTCCTTTTGTTATGATGTCTGCTTTACTTGGAGGGGCTGAGATAATCCCTGGACCTTCTCGGTCCAGCCACTGTGACAGGAAGTATTTGGCTGGGCCCCTGGGCTGAAAAGGCTGTTAGGGGCCGGGCTAGATTCTGGGGCCGGGAGCAGGTCCTGAGAAGCTGGAGAGTGGAGGGGAGCAAGGCCTTCCTGGAGCCTGTCCCTTCATTATTCACTACTTACCCTCTCTATACCACAGGGGTCACCAGGCCGAGAGTGGCTCCTGTCCCAGTGGGGTCTCTGCAAACCTCCAGGGCAAGGAGGAAGAACGGGACCCTGATCTGAGATTCCCAAAGATGGGGGCCCATTCTCCATCACGCCCACTCCATATCGTCAGGTCTCCCTCCTGGAATTCCAGGGTCCCTTTAATCTGTAGAAAAATGAAAGGTCAAGTCCTGGCACCCCTTGGAGGCTATGAAGGTGAGGAGGCACCCCATCATTTGAAGTGGTCCCAGCTTGGGCTGGGCCCAAGGACCACGGTGGGTGGGCACTCAGCTCTGTGGCCCTCCAAGGCCCAGCTTGGTCCCGTGGCTGCAACCCCGGCAcgcacccagcctcctccccCACCATCTGCCAAGCGGGTGCGCGGGGAATGCAGATGAATCTTAATATCAGCCTGGGCCAAGTGCGATGAGGGAGACAGATTCTGCAAAACCCAGACAGCATCACAGAGCCCCCTGCATTTCCAGGCACCCTGGGCCATACCAAGATGCAACAGCTCTTTCTTGGtgttggtgggggggggggtgggggtggcgtgCATGTCTAGTCAAAGACCCCCCAAAGCCGGGGAAGGCAGGAACAGGCAAATCTTTGTTTGGCCTCTAAGCCTGTGGTCCGGCTGGGAGGGAGAAGCTGTTGGCCTGAGTGTGGGCAGCTGGTTCTGGCGCTCAGCTGGGCAGGGGCATAGCTGGGCCCACTCCTTGTCTGGTTTCCAGAAGGTCCTGTCCCTAGGAGAGCTGTGTGGCCCAGCAGAAAGAGCACAGGTTTTCAGGCCAGACAGTCCCAGATTCTGTTCCAgacctggctgtgtgaccttgggcaggttactttGGTTCTCTGATGTCCGTTTCCTGATCTGTTCTTGCAAGAACCAAACGAGACAAAATGTGCAAACAAAGCGCAGGCACAATGGCTGGCGGGCAGTCGTAGGAGTGCAGTAAACGGAAGTTCTCGCTCCTCCACTTCCCACACATTTGCTCTGGCTGCTCCTCCTGCCAGGCTTGCCCTTACTCCCCTCTTGGTCATTTCTGGCTCTCACTTTGTTCAAGTTTCCCCTCTGCATTTATCCATCACCCACGGGCCGAGCCTGTCCGCCGTGCCAGGCGCCAGGCCAGGGGTTGAGATAGAGATGAATGGGACACCCGTCCTGCCCTCAAGGATCTCATCGGCAAGTGTGGAACAGAGACATGAAAATCGATAATTATAACTCAGTGTGGTGAGTGGAATAACAGATCCTTGAACAAGGAAGGCATTATGGATGCACTGAGGAAGCTGCAGGGGCGAGAGGGTCAGAgatggcttcctggaggaggtgatactGCAGTTGTGAGGAAGAGCCCGCCTGGCAAGGGCTATTCCTGGCAGAGGGCACTGAATGACTAAAGGTCTGGAGGCTGGAACTGGAAGCAGTTTGCTGTTCCGGGAGCACAGAGCGGAAGGAGGGGAGGCTGGGACCAGATGATGGAGGGTCAAGGGGTTGGGATCTTTGTTTATGAGGAATCTTTGAAGGATTTTAAGGGGGCTGTGATTATAgttagatttgcattttaaaagcttttggAGAATTCCCCGGactagagggagggagaggagaggaaatcaTTAGGAGACAAATGCAgtggtttgggggtggggggcagggagaCTGAGGGCATCTTTAGGAGGCAAAATGATCAGGATTTGGTTGTTGCTGAGGTGAcgcaggaagggagagaaggagtcAGGTGTGATACCCAGTTCCCTGGCTTGAGCAACAGGCTGGCTAGTTGACGAGGTGGGTACCATAGATGGGAGGAGAGGGATGGGGTCTGTGGTGAGGGTGGGAGGGTCAGCTTTGGCCATGTCAAGTCTGGGTGCTGTCGGCCACCCAAGGGCAGGAGAAAGTCTAGCCTGGGGTGCTGGAGGTATGGAGGGTGCCAGAGGAGCACTGGGCACCCTGGCATTTAAGGTAAGGTGGTCAGAGGAAAAGAACCCCCAAAGGATTCCAGGGAGGAACAGGGAGCCAGGGGCTAGGACAGGTGGGGCGGATCCAGAAGCCACAGGAGAAGTGGGGTTCTCATGCTCAAGGTACCAAGCAGAGTGGACACAGTGCGGAGTGTGCATCATGCAGATTCTGGGGTCCCGTCCCCAGGGAGCCTTAGTTGGTAGACAGGAACCGAGGACTACATATTATATAAGCTCCTGCCACcacccaggtgatgctgatgaaGGTGGCCTCTAGATCTGGGTGTGGGGAGTGTCAGGACGAGGGGAATGAGCCACAGCAGAGAGACCTGGCACGGGAGAGACAGAAAAGTGACCACTAGGTTTGGCTGAGGTTTGACAACAACTGTACCCAACCTTGGGCCCTCCAGCCACTCCCAGAGTGGGAAGACAGATCCAAGACACAGTAAACTCTGTGTACCAAGCACACTAACAGCTGTGCTAGAGGTGATGTGTCTGCCATTCAGGCGCACCTCTCCATATTCCTCAcccctctccccagccatgccctgcgcacagcaggtgctcagtgaaGGGGGCAGAACTGAGCACTTTAGGTCCACCCCTTTGCCTCCAGCCTTCCCTGCACCCATTTGCACCCTGGATGGGGGTGGCTGGGCTTTTGCTGAGCACCTCTGATGCTTTCACCTGCTTCCCTCTCACCCTTGGAAGAATCCTGTCTACACTGCTTCCTTCCTCCATGCTTCCCCAGTGCTGCCAGAAGGAAAACAACGCAACACAGTGGGCACCTGAGCAGTGCCTCATGAATGAATGGGAAATGGGGTTCCTAATGGCttgaaaggcagagagagagtgaTGCCCTTGAGCCAGCTGCAGTGGAGAGGTCTGGGGGAGAGGCGAGAATAGATTATTATTGTTGATAATCTCTCATGTTTAGCTGGCAATTTGCAATTTTAAAGTGTTAGGATAGAGTGCTATGTATAGGGTACCAAGGGGGCCCAGAGGGAAACCCTAATTCAAATGAGGGGGCGATGGACAGATTGCAGAGAGATTAATCTTAAATGACGTGTGGATCTGCCCaggtgggagggaatggaaagaaccttccaggcagaggaagcaaCTCTTGCAAAGGCCAGAGATGAAAGAAAGCCTGGGAATGGGGTTCTGATGAGGACGAGATGAAAGATTCATTTGTTCCACAAATACTTATCAAGTGTCTACTTTTATGTCCGGTCCTGGGCTGGTGTGGAGGTACAGTGTGAACAGGGGAGACTGCAGTCCTATTTGCATGGAGAATTTGGGCTATGGGAGAGACAGACATTAAATAactaagcacatgaaaacatAAGCTCTGAGATGTGTTGGCAAGAGGTATGGGGGAAGAACAGCAAATTCCAAGCAAGAGAGACACTAAGGAGGGATCCTAATTTACCTGGGAGGGGTCAGGGAATGCCTCTGCAAGAATGTGACCTTTCAGCTGGGATCTAAAGGATGAAGAGCTGGACAGAGGGGCTGCACCTGCTGAGCCCTGAGCCTAGGAAGAACTTGGTGCTTTGGAGGAGCTGAAGGGAGCTGAGCTTAGTGAATGGGGGGAGAGGGACACAACACCGCCAGAGAGGTGGCGGGGGCCAGACCATGCAGGGTTTTACCGGTCTAGCTAAGGGTTTGGGGTTTCATCCTGTGGTTAAggtgtctttgtttctgttttgattaTGAGGTTTAAACACGGCTCGGATTTGCACTGTAGGAAGATCTCTGGAAAGACCATTCTGGCAGCGGCGTGGAGGGTGGGTCCGAGAGGGTGGGTGAAACTAGAGGCTGGGAGGTGATGGTGGTCTGAATCAGAGCAGAGGCATCTGCTGGGAAGAAGGGATGACCTTGAAAGATGTctaaggggtggaatggagaggggacAGACTCTAGGACATTAGAGTGAGGAGTCAAAGAGGACCCCCAGCATTCTGGCTTAGGGAGCACAGGTGTGCAGGGGTGATGTGCCATCTCATCCTGGACAGGGGGCCTGCAGGGGGCTTGAGGGTGCTCAGGTGAATAGCAGGGTGCACAATAGAGGTCAGACTGGAGGGACAAGACTGGGAGGTGTGTGAGCCCGGAGAGTCATCTGAGGTGAGTATTGggagcttgcagagagcagaGCAAAGCCTGGGGAGGCTGCATAGGAAGGGATGAGGAAAGACGGGGAGGACAGGAGCAGGGGGCGAGGGAGCCGGGGGAGCAGAGGAAACTCTGGCCCAAAAGGCCCTAAGGGATGTTGCCACTGACATCCCAGAGCGCGCACTCCTCTGGCCTGAGAGGTCAACATGTCTATCCCCCTGCCTCTCACAGGACCTCACCCGCCAGAAGGGACCTTCTCCTGGCTGTGAGCGCTCCTGCATGTGCTCTGGTAGAGTGGGGAGGGCGTGGCAGCTGGAGTCCGGCAGCCTGGATTGGGGGCCTCACTCTCTGTGGCCAGGGTGATCTGGGGGCAGTCTCTCCTCTTCATCTGCAAAGGGGGATCATCCTGCCCGCCTCCTGGGGTGAGGACGTGGCGAGTGTGAGACGCGTACTCCTGGGCACGTAGCCGGTGGAAACTGCTCTGTCCCCAGTGAAGCACTGGCGGGAAGGGGTCGTGCGGGGCTCCTTCTCGCTACACTTCAGTGTCTTCGGAGGTGAGAAGCAAGGGAAGAAAGCAGGGCCTGAGCAGGGCCGCTAGACTGCAGGGCACCTGGCAGGGAGCCAGGGACACCTGGCACCAGGTCAGTGGCTGCCCCCTCGGCCACCTGTCGGCTGGACCCAAGTCGCTGCGGTCCACGCCAGCTCTGCAGGGGGCGATGGAGAGACCAAGCGGGTGTGGCGCGTGGGAGGCGAGTGGGGTCAGCGCGCCACCTGGTGGGCACTCGAGGTGCCTCCTGTGGGCGCTTGGCCCGGGAGAAGGTGAGGCCCCGCCGCGCCCGCCGCGCGCTCTGCTCACTCGCCTGCTGGGGCGCAGACCCTTTCCGCTCCCGGTTTCTGGCGCACAGCGGCGCTTAATAAAGACAACTTAAAAAACGAAtggcgggccgggcgcggtggcttactcctgtaatcccagcactctgggaggccgaggcgggcggatcacctgaggtcaggagttcgagaccagtctggccaagatggcgaaaccccatctctactaaaaatacaaaaattagccgggcgtgggagcgcgcgcctgtaatcccagctacgcgggaggctgaggtaggagaatcgcttcaacccgggaggcagaggttgcagtgagccgagatcgcgccattgcactccagcctgggcgacagagcgagacgctgtctcaacaaacaaaacaaaaactcaaacaaCGATAAAACCGAAtggcagccgggcgtggtggctcacgcctgtaatcccagtattctgttttggaaggccgaggaaggtggattgcttgagctcaggagttcgagaccagcctgggcgacacagggagacccccgtctctacaaacaaacaaacaaacaaaaacaaaaaacaaaaaacaaaacccatatatatacacacacatatatattatatgtattatatgtatatacatatatacacacaaaaaaaattagccggatgtggtggtgcacacctgtagtcctagctactcgggaggctgaagcgggaagatcgcttgagcctgggagatcgaggctgcagtgagccgtgatagcgccactgcaatcctgcctgggtgactgagagagacctcatctctaaaaaaaattaaaaaacaaacaaaaaaagcatttgctACAGAGAGGCGTTGTTACCAGCCTGAGCTTGATCTCTGGAACCAGATCGCCTGGGTCCCCATCCTGGATTTGCCACTGTGTCATCTGGCAAATTAcgtcacctctctgtgcctcagtttcttcgtgGGGATAAGAGTATCCACATTTTAGACTGCTGAGAACAgcgtctggcacacagtaggtgctcagtaagtgccGGCTGTTGTTATATTCGCATTCATTTACTCGTTCAGCCACAGACTTCCAAGTGTCGCTGTCGTGCTAGGAGATCGCATCTCTGGAAATAGTCTCGACTGGAGCGGGTCATGGGGTTGGTGCCACTTGGGATATGAAACTGAGCCTCGGGTTCTTTATTTGTGAAACAGGTC encodes the following:
- the NXPH3 gene encoding neurexophilin-3 yields the protein MQLTRCCFVFLVQGSLYLVICGQDDGPPGSEDPERDDHEGQPRPRVPRKRGHISPKSRPMANSTLLGLLAPPGEAWGILGQPPNRPNHSPPSSAKVKKIFGWGDFYSNIKTVALNLLVTGKIVDHGNGTFSVHFRHNATGQGNISISLVPPSKAVEFHQEQQIFIEAKASKIFNCRMEWEKVERGRRTSLCTHDPAKICSRDHAQSSATWSCSQPFKVVCVYIAFYSTDYRLVQKVCPDYNYHSDTPYYPSG